ATTGGAAGGTGCTGCCATTGTTTCCCATGACACCTGGGGAAACCTGTATCCACATCAGACCGATGAGGTGAATTCAATTATGCACTGCGCTATTGGTGGAGGCACGAGACATTTTGATTGTTACGATGTGCCTGACAGATGGAATACCGACGCCCCTAATCCGGATAGAACTTTTGGTCCTGGTTCGGATCTGGTGTTTGGTGCTTACTGGTGGAGCCGGAATGTTGCCGATTCGCTTCCCGGCATCTGGGTATCGTTTGGAAACGGGCATAATGTCATTGCCTTTTATTCTAATTTTCCAAGAGATTACTCCGGTGAACAGTCCCAGCCCGGGTTTAAATATGAACCGAGCAGAGTTACAGTGAGTCCAAACCCGATAGAAAACAGTGCAACTTTCCGAATCAGAGATCGCTCAGGACCGGTGAGATTGCGGATTTATTCCGGAGCTGGCAGACTGGTCTGGGATGGAGAGGTTGCTGATGGCGTGGCGGTCTGGAATCGCTGCGACTTTAAAGGCAACAATGTCCCGCCCGGTGTTTATTTCTATCATGCCGGGCTGGAGACAGGTAAGCTGGTTGTAAGGTAAAAAATAAACAGGAGACACCATGCCGTGGGTTTTAATATTGAGAAATGCCGGACGGGCAATGGTGTTGGTTCTTTTTTTGTCAGTGGTGCTCGCACAGCCGGTCCGGACGCTTTATATTCCGGACAGTCTTGGCGGTAATTCTTACCTGCGTTCGCTGGTTTATAATCCGGTGCTGGACCGGATTTACATCTACAGTTCCAAATCAGAGAATATCGTAACGCTGGACTGCGGGACAAATCAGCGGCTTATACCCCACCACGACATCAGTCCCAATTTTGTTTTCAACCCCGGCAACAACCGTCTTTATCATGCCCGTCTGGTTGATGATTCCTCCGCGGTGACGGTCTATGGCGTTGATGCCGTTACCGGGCTGACAGTTGACAGTGTAGTTATCGCTCCCGGTACCCGGTTCTGGCCAATGCTGAAACTGGACCTCAGTATTCCGGCACAGAAGGTTTACTGCACCACTTTTTCGCTGGCAGGAGATACGGTAACCCATGTGATTGACTGCCGGACCAGCCATATTATCCGGCAGATTCCGGGCTTGCACTGGCTGACGGTCTTTGATACAGTGCGCAGTTATGCCTACATCTGCACGCCGGCGGCGATTTATACCCTTGACTGTGAACAGGACCAGATTACCGATTCAATCGCCGCACCGCCCGATTTTCAGTACCTGGACCTTTATCTTTTCCCGGAGCGGGAACTGCTGACCGCAACCCTTTATTCTCCAACTGCACCAGGAAGGGTGCAGCTGATTGACTGTCGGAACCGCCGGGTAAGGGGTGAGCTGGAGATGCCGGTTTCCGGACTGGGCATTGCCCGCCAGGTTCTCAATACCGTCAATAACAAATTATATGTCCTTGCACCATACACCAATACGGTTGCAATGATCTATGTGATCCCGGTGGACAGTCTGGTGATCAGCGATTCAATGCTGTTTCCACTTTACCAGATTCCCTACTGGCTTCTCTATAACCCGCAGAGCAATCATTTGTATGCCGCTTCCGGTTCAAGGTATGATATATTATTTTATGTCTTTGATGCCGGCGCCGACAGTCTGCTTGATGTTTTTGAGCTCTGGTTTCATTTTGAAGACGGGCTGGTGCATCCGGCGCTTAACAGGCTGTATTGTATTGATCAGAGCTGTGTCCATATTTTTGACTGTGCCCGGCGGAAGTTTGAAACCGCGATCAAGGCTGGATATCTGAATGAGCGGATAATGTGGCAGCCGGTTACAAACCGGCTTTATGTCAATGATGTGACTGTGGACACCTTTTCCACTCTGCTTATCGTCTACGATGGTCACACAAATGAATACCTGAAGACGGTGGATCTGTCTCATCAACTGCAACCGGCTGAGTGGTTCTTCCATTTTACCACGGCAACTGCAGAGAACAAGATTTATCTTGCCTCGGGCCAATCACTTGGGATCTATGTGCTGGACGGGGCAACCGATTCACTGGTCAACTTCATTCCCGGTCCGATTGGCGGTCATTATCTGCTTTACAATCCGGTGGTAAACAAGCTGTATGCCATTCCCTTTTCCGATTTTCTGCGCCGTTATTTTCCGCTTTATATCATTGACTGTGCGACTGATCGGGTTCTTAATGTTATTGATGTCGGTCAGTCGGGCGATGGTTACTGCAACCCCCATACCGGCAGGGTTTATGCGGCGATTACTTATCCACCTTCGGATTTGAAGACTTTCGTTATCTGTGGCAATGGTGATACGGTAATCCGGGTGCTGGATTCAATCGGCAGACCGCTTGCCTTCCGCAATAAGGGCAATATCCATCAGGTGTATGCGGGCTGTCCCTATCGGGACCGGATTTATGTTCTGGATCCGTATTCGGACAGTATCATTGATTCGGTTATTAATGTTTACTATACGAGCGAACCATTCTTTTATTACGATTCGATTGATGACCGGCTCTACTTTCCGCACGGTTCGGGCAATATTCTTGTCATTGACTGTGCCACCAACCGGCTCAGTGATACGATCAGCAACTGCGGCATCCGCCATGATGACTTTCGGGAAAACTCGGTCTGGAACGTCCGCAGTAACCGGCTTTATGTTGCCAATTACGACACCGCATCCCTGTTTTCCCGAGAGCCGAAAATCATGGTGATTGACTGCCGGACGAATACGGTGATTGACTCATTTACCGGACCGGCAAAGCCGGGATATATGCAATGGAATTACATTGATAACATGGTCTATATCAACGACCACGATCGTGCCAGGGTATTCGCATTCGCGGATGACCTGATCGGGTTGCAGCAGTCACCGGCAAGGAGTGGTAAGACTGCTTTGGGTCTTTTTATGCCTTCGGTCGGCATCCGGTTTGTGCGTCAAGCCGGGATTGGACAGGAGATAAACATTGCCGACATCAGCGGTCGGGTCGTCAGAGTCCTCGGAGCGAAGGAACTGATCTTTGATGCCGGCCGAATGGTACCGGGCGTTTATTTTGCATTCATTCGTGGCTTCAAGCCTCAGCGACTTGTAATAGTTAAATAACTGCCACGCCAGTCGATTGAACGCAACACCATAAAGGCTTGACCAGAAGCCTTAATAGGCTAAACTCAGTTGATGAGCAGACAGGCTGTAATGCCTTTTTTGGTAATTTTTTGTCTTACGGGTTACGCCCAGATCCCGCTGCCGGCTGCGCCGGACTGGAGTTCGGTGGATAATGACTATTCAACCGGTGGCGCCTTTGCTGATATTGATGGCAACGGGTTTGTGGATTTCTGTATCAGTAACGGTAATGACATGGCTTACAATTACAATTCGGTTTATTTCAATACCGGCGGTGTGCTGGAGACCAGGGCATCCTGGCGTTCGAATGACAGCGGTTATTTTGGCCATTGTTATGCCGGTGATGTGAATAATGACGGACTGCCGGATCTGGCGGTCGGTTATCTGGGCAGTGGGACAAGCGGTGATTTCCGGGCACGAATCTACTTAAACACCGGCTCGGGACTCAGTCCATTACCATGGTGGCGTTCCGCAGACCGGCATGCCTCGTTTGACTGCTGTCTGGGCGACTTTGATCTGGATGGAGATCTGGATCTGGCAATTTCTGCCGGTGATGCCTATGCGCCCGATGGTGATTCTGTCCGGATCTACCGGAACAACGGTGGTGTCTTTGACAGTCTGCCCTGCTGGACTGCTGAGGACAGCATACCCTCCGATGCGATCCGGTTCTGTGATATTGATAATGACGGAGATCTTGATCTTTTTGTCGGTTGCCGGCGCAAGGTGGTAATGTATGAAAATCGTGCCGGGGTGCTTGATACCCGTCCCTCGTGGGTTGCCCGGCAGGGAATCGGCTGGGTCCTGCGCCTGGAGTTCGGTGACTATGACCGGGACGGCTTTCTGGATCTGGCAGTAGCATCCAATGATCAGCTGGGCGATCCGAACAGCATCAAGGTCTTTCATAATAACAATGGGGTGCTGGATACGATTGCCAGTTTTAATATGCAGCGCCGGGGGACTCAGAACTATTCATCCTGTGTTGCCTGGGGTGATGTGAATGGTGACGGGTATCCGGAGCTGGCAGCCGGCGGCTGGTGGAAACCGGTCCGGGTTTATGCCAATAATGCCGGTGTACTCGATACCCTGCCTTCCTGGCAGTGGCAGCCGGCAAATCCGAATAATCTGGTGTGTGAGGCGCTGGTCTGGACTGATGTGCGCAACCGGCAGCTGGTCGCGGTTGTCGAGAGCAGTAGTGGGGATGGTTACCGCAAGCTGTTTTACCTCGGGCACCGGCCGGTTCAGTTTCTGGACAGTATTAAAGTAAATGGCGGGGCAGTAACTCCGGCTGATTACTGTTTTGATCAGACCGCAGGTTGGGTAAGTTTCGCCGACGCGCCGGATTCGGGAAACGGTAATGTGATCTTTTATTACCGTTATCCGGAATATCCGGACCTGGCGGTGACCAACTGGGACCGGGGTAATGGTAATCATCTGTTTCTGAATACTACGCAGGTGGGCGTTGCTGAGGCAGGCAGTACCAGCCGATTGAGTGTTGCGATTATGCCCAACCCTGCGGCTGGACCGATGACAATCAGGTTTGATAAAATTTTATTCCGAGAAATACCGGTCAGCATCTACAGCCAGGATGGCAGGCTGGTGCGCCGGCTCATTATCAAAAACGGGGTTATTGTATGGGACGGAAGTCTGGATGATGGCAGACCGGCAGTTCCCGGAGTTTATATGATCCGGGCCGAAGGGGCAGTACCGGTAAAGCTGGTGTGGCTCGGAAGATAAGGGGTGTAATTTGGCAGCGGAGCAGACAATTGCCGGAGAACTGCTTGCACGGCTTACGCGTTTCGGCCGGGTGTATCTGCTGGATACGGTTGGTTCGACAAATGATTATGCGTTCAGTCTGGCGGCGCGGAAAGAGCCAGCGGTGGTTGTTGCCCGGCGGCAGACAAAAGGCAGGGGCAGGTTTCGCCGGCGCTGGTTCGCCGATGAGGACAGTCTGATCTTTTCGCTTTTGCTGTTCACTGAGTCCGGTTTCCCGCAGCCGGCTGCTGTCACCCAGATTGCCGGACTCGCGCTCTGTCGGGCAATTGAACTGGGTATTCAGACCGCAAAACCGCCAGCGATGCTGCGCTGGCCTAATGATGTGGTGATCAGTAATAAAAAGGTTGCCGGTATCCTGTGCGAACAAAGGGGACAGGCAGTGGTGGTTGGTGTTGGGGTGAATGTTAATCAGCACCAGCTGCCGGAAAATCTGCCGGAAGCGGGTTCACTGTTTAGCGTTTACGGGCAGGCATGTGACAAGATGCGATTGCTGGATCTGTTTCTGGAGGAGTTTTCCCAGCTCCTGACCCAGATGAAGAAGGGAAATTCCCAGCCGGTCTGGGAAGAGATTCGGCAGCGGAGTGCGGTTATAAATCACCGGGTTGAGGTGAAAACGCTCTTGCGCCGGCACCTGGGCACAGTGATTGATATTGATGATGAGGGCAGGATTGTGCTGCGGAGTGATTCCGGCAGGCTGGTGGTGCTGAGCTCGGGACAGGTGAGACAGTTGAGATGATATTGACGGTAATTATCGGTAATACCAACAGCCGGCTGGCGTTTTTTGAAGGACAGTGTCTGGTCCGGTCTAGGGTTGTGCCGACGAGCCGGCTTGAGCAGGTGCTGGCAAACTTGAGGTTGAGCTCAAAAATTACCGGTGCTGCAGTGGCTTCGGTAGTGCCCAAGAAGACGCTCGCGGTCTACCGGGCTTTGAGCCGGCAGGTGCGGACCATGCTTTTTAATTCCCGGACTGGTGTACCGATCCGGGTGCATTACAACCGGAGGCTCGTGGGAGCAGACCGGCTCTGCGCCGCAGCCGGTGCGTTCAGTTGTTACCATCAGGACCTGATTGTAATTGATTTTGGCACTGCCATTACCTTCAATGTGGTTAAAATGCCCGGCGTTTTTCTTGGCGGTCCGATTCTGCCCGGTGCCCAGCTGATGCTGAACGGACTGGCAGCAGGAACCGGCAGACTGCCCCGGATCGATTTTTATCCCCGATCCCGGGTTCTGTCCCGGCAGACCGGACCGGCAATGCAGTCGGGCGTGTTTTTCCTGCTGGTTGGAGGGATCAAATTGATTCTGTCCCGGATCACCAGTGAAGCGGGACTGCAGTCACCACTAGTGATCGGGACCGGGGGCGGTATACGGCATTTTGTGCGGCATTTCAGAGAGATAATAAGTATTGTGGATCAAAATCTGGCAAGCCGTGGTCTTGCCGAAATATATTATTACAACAGGAGGCAGAATGAATAAGACCGGAGTGTTTGTTGATGTCCAGAATATTCAGGAGACTTTTGAACGGCAGGGGAAGGAAGTGCGGTATGATGCGATTATCCGTCATGTAATTACTACCGGCAACCGGGAGCGGGAGAATTGCAAGTTTGTTGCCTTTGTGCCTTATCGTCGGGACGATGAGCGACGGCAGCGGCTCATTGATGCCCTTTCCTTTCAGGGATACCGGGTGGTTTCCAAGCCGGTACGGGAGCGGCCGGACGGCACGATCAAAGCGAACATGGATATTGAGATCACGCTGGAGATTCTCTCGATGAGCGACTGGCTGGATGAGATTGTGCTTGTTACCGGTGATGGTGACTTTGTGGCGCTGGTGGACTGGCTGTCCAAGCGGGGGAAGAAGGTGATTACAATCGGACTCGGCCGGGGGTATACTTCAGTTGAGCTGATCCGGGCGTGTGACGAATATATCAATCTGGAGGAGATTGAAGGGGCGGTCAAGACACAGACGCAGAATCGGGAATGGGAGACACCGCCGACGGTCGCGTGAAGGATATTTTTCTGGGACTGGATACCAGCGGGTTTCAGACCGGCCTGGCGCTGGTCAGCGGAGGTGCGGTTTTATATGAAACCCGGAGTTCCGCCGGGACTTCCCATAATGAGTCGCTGTTACTTTTAATCAGGAGGGCACTGGACGCTGCCGGATTGCAGCTGGATCAACTCAGCGGTATCTGTCTGACCATCGGTCCGGGAATGTGGACCGGTTTGAGAGTGGGGTTGAGCACCGTCAAGGGTCTGGCACTGCCGAAGGGGATTGCGGTCAAGGGGGTGAATACGCTTCAGGTGATCGCTGCCAGCGCAGGTGCCGGCAGCGGTGCGGTGCTGGCGGTGATGGATGCGCGCCGGAATGAGCTCTACGCTGCCCTGTATCATGGAACTCAGGTTCTGATTTCACCTCAGGCAGGGGCAGCCCTTTTTTGGGGGAGGCTTGTTGCCGAAAGGCAGCCCCCAGGTGAGCTGGTCCTTGCTGGTGAGGGCAGTGAACTTATAAAGCCGGTTCTCTCGGCAATGGGAATCAGGTTTGTGGATTCCGGGGTGCGTTTGCCAGAGCCGGCGGTAATAGTCCGGCTCGGGGTTGAGTTATTAAAAAGTGAGGGTCCGGACCGGCTGTCCGAACTGGAACCGGTTTACCTGCGGCGCACTGATGCCGAGATTAATCTTGAAGGACGATTAAAGGGCAGCTTGTAATTTAATTACCAGCGCCTGATATTCCCAGATGTCCGTCAGGCTGTGATACTGAAAGCCGATGAGTATTTTCAGCCGGTCGTGGGGCAGGATGTTGATTCCGGGCAGAACCCGCCACTGGATTTTAGCATCTTCCCAGCGGATGATTTCAAAAGAGAGTGCCGGGGCAACAGGATTGAAGCGGGCTTCAACCTTCACATCACCGGCGAGGACATTGACATTCTGGTACCGGCGCAGGGCGATTTCCGGCGAAATCAGGAACGGTCCCTGATTTAGCTGGAGTTCTGCACCCAGTCCGAGCCATGGGACCGCTTCAGCCTGAGTCCAGCCGTAATAGATACGAGTGCCAAGTGCGAGGCTGGAGCTATGCCAGGGTTTTAATACCAGCCGGAGAAATATATCCTTGGCGCTGTTATTATCCCCGGTGTTCGGGCCGGTGCCATTGACTACTCCGGCGATTGCCCGGATCGCAGCAGCAGCTGTGCTGTCAGAACGATACCAGCAGAGCACACCGATATCCCGGGGGTTTTCGGGTTTAAGGATATTCGTGTAACAGAGAAGCGAATATTCCTCCAGGTTCAGCTGCTCTTCAGGAATTTCGCTGTTGAAACTTAATGGCAGAAGCATCTGGCCCACCTTCAGACCCATCCCACTGTGCCAGGTGAATTCCACCGCGAGGTCGCGCAGCGTCAGCCGGCTGAAGTCAAATTCCAGCCGGCTGGAAACAAGGGGTGCAATTTTGCCGGTGAGTCCCACAGTTGCCTGCCGGTGTCGGAATTCAAACGCATTTTTGAACCAGCCTCTGGCGCCGCCCCGCGAGAATGTGCCATAACACCAGAGTAAGCCGTCGACCGACAGCCGGTCCGGAATAATCGGAACTTCGGCAATCAAGATTGTATTGAGGATTAGAATGATGAGGAGAGGGCGGTGCATTTAAAACCACCTGCAGGTAAAATAATATGGCGGAGGCGGGTAGGAATCGAACCTACCGGTCAGCTTAACGCCGACCATACGGATTTGAAGTCCGCCAGGCACACCAGCACCCATCCGCCTCCGCATATCTGTTCAGTGCTGAATAACCACTTTGGCATTCAGCGGGACATCGACGCGGTCAGCCTTGAGAAAATATACACCTGCGGGCAGGTTTTTCAAATCCAGCCGGAAGCGGGTTTTGCCGTTGACCGTCTGAATCGGGAACTGCTGGACAAGGGCACCGGTGCGGTCAAAGAGCCGGAGTGTCACTGCCGGTTCGGGAGGCAGATTGAAGTTTATCTGTGCCTGGGCCCGGACCGGGTTCGGGGTGATGGTAACCACCAGACGGGTGTTTGCGGGACGGTTTTCAGCCAGGCCGGTCGTTTCCTGCCAGACGACTGCGGTCCGGATCAGAGTGTCATTAAACCGGCGTTCATCGGCAGCGAGATTAACCCAGCAGGTTACGGTGATGACGCCGGCGGTTTCGGCAAGGAATGGGGCAAAGCGCACGGTATCAAATGCGCCCGGGGTCAGGACCAGCCAGCTGCTGTCCATATAGGTTCCCGGCTGGATCTTCAGGTAGGCACGGCAGCTGTCAGGGTTGATTGCCAGGTTGCTGATTATTGCTTTGGGGTAAAGGGTGTCGGAGATATACAGTGATTCGGGAGTGAGCAGTGTCCGGACGGCAAAGTCATGGAGAACTTCATAAAGTTTCATCACCACCAGATCCTGATTGGCGGTGTCGTCTGTCGTTGTGCCGGCAGCAAAAATATATTTCGGACCCCGTACCACAATACGGTAGCCCCAGTCTTCACGGTGAGCTGCCGGGTTGTCCCAGGACCAGACATAGAGCGGAGTGCCGGCATTATCATATTTCAGAATCGTCATATCCATCCGGTTGATTCTTGATTCGCCGGTGCCGAGGACGAAAATTTGATTAAGCGAGTCAATAGCAATGTCAGCACCGGTGTCTTCAAATCCGTCCGCATCATAACGCTGAGTCCAGCGGGGCATTCCCGAGGCAGTGTAGGATACGGTGGCGATGTCATAGTCAGTGACATCGTCAAAGCTGGTGCCGGTGACAAAGACATTACCTGCAGGGTCCAGAGCGAGTGCGGTCAGGAGATCTTCATTATTCGCCGGATAACGGTTGTAGGTGCGGTACCAGAGCGAGTCACCACTGGTCGCACGGTACTTCATGGTAAAATAGTTGTAGTCCTGATTGTCATCCCAGACCGTACCGGCGACCAGCACGGAGCGGGTAACGGGGTCAAAGACAATTTTCATTCCATAGTCATCGCCGACCCAGGGCCAGTTGTTTTTGCGCCGGAGCCAGGTCTGCGTTCCATTGGGACGATAGCGGATGGTGGCAATGTCGTAGTCGGTGCCGTCATCGTAGCTGGTGCCGGTGACATAGATGTTATTGGAATCGTCAACGCAGATGGCGTAGGCTATATCCTCGTCATTTTCCGGAACCCGGTTGTAATAGCGGACCCAGAAGGTGTCACCGGTCTGGGCGTTATAACAGACAGTGCAGTAGTCGATGTTATAGCTGGCATCCGAGCAGAAGCCCGTGACGATCACCCGCCCGAGCCGGTCAAGGACCAGGGCATGGGCGGCATCGTCGCGGTTAACGGCACGGAACCAGCGTTTTGCCCAGAGCAGTTGTCCCGCCGGGCTGTATTTGATGGTGATCATATCCATGTCCATCAGGGTATCCATGGTCCAGCCGCAGACGAACACATTGCCGATGCTGTCGACCACGAGCGCCGATGCCGAATCATCCTGATTTGCCCGGCCGTTATAGGTCGCGGTCCAGACTACGGTGCCATCAGGGCGGTATTTCTGGACAAAGATGTCAGTCGTGAGTGAAGCGTTGGCGGTCTGACCGGTGATATAAACATACCCGGAATCATCAACTGCCATATCAGAGAAGACATCTTCGAGTCCGGGACCACCGTCAATTTTTCGCAGCCAGAAGGTATCCAGTTGAGCCAGGACAAGTGCCGGGAGCAGCATAACGAGGAACAGTACTGGGCGGGTCATTTTTCCTCCTTTTTCAAATTTTATGGTGCATACATAAAACTTTAGCCTGCATTCTGCCGGATGTCAATTAAAGCCATAAATAACTTGAAACCTGCCGTGTTTATGTTAAAATGCCCAGTAAAAGAAATTTGGTGCAGGGTATTTAAAGAAGATAGCGCATGGAAAACGGTATCGGGTTAGATGTGCTCCAGGAGGCAATCCGGACTGTCGATTTTCTATTGAGTCAGAACCGGGGACGTTATCCTGGGGATCTGCAGCCAATACATCCGCTTAGGCTGTCCGCCTGGCGCGAGGGCAGGACCGGAATGGAAAGCGAGGGTCCCTTTTTTGAGTTTCCGAGGCCTTCAGTTTCCGATCCGCTGGACGAGACGCTGGAATTGAACCGGGCGTATGCGGAGGCGCTGCTGATTCATGAGCAGCTCCATCAGGTGAAATTTGAACCCCGGATGCGGGAAGAACTGATTCAGCGGGCGCTGGGAATTCTGCCGGCATCGGAGCTCGGGCGGTTTCTGGAAATTCATTCCTGTCCCGCCGCGCTGCCCCGAAACATCGCCGATTCCAATGAGCGGCTGCTGGAGGCATTCAACCTGATCGCCCGCCGGTTCGGTGAGGCATCGGCACTGGCATACATTATGCTGATCGTTGCCGGTTTGCGCGCGAGGACCGAATTTGAAAATTACGGCAGAAAGATTGATCTGCTGTTTCAGAAGGTTGTGGAGGGACCGGCAGTTGCTCAGACACTGGAAATGGTGACATTGAATGGCCGGCGAGCCGGATTTGAACCGCAGTTCCGGCTCCTGGTGGCATTGAGGGAGCGGTTGTGGCAGCTGAAGCCGTCCCGGCTGGCACCAACCGGATTTTTGCTGTCCAAGGTGGTTGATGCCTACCTGTCTACCCGGCCCGGTGCCGGCAATGTGCTCGGTCTGGCAGTGCTGGACAGTATCATGATTGGCAAACTGGGTTTTGAGGTGCGCTATGTTTTCAATGCCGGGGTGATCATTCTTGAGGTCATCGTTGACAACCGGAGTGTTTACTGGGACCCCACCCGGCAGACACCCCTCTCCTTTGAGCCGCTGACCGCGGGTAAGCG
This is a stretch of genomic DNA from candidate division WOR-3 bacterium. It encodes these proteins:
- a CDS encoding biotin--[acetyl-CoA-carboxylase] ligase, which encodes MAAEQTIAGELLARLTRFGRVYLLDTVGSTNDYAFSLAARKEPAVVVARRQTKGRGRFRRRWFADEDSLIFSLLLFTESGFPQPAAVTQIAGLALCRAIELGIQTAKPPAMLRWPNDVVISNKKVAGILCEQRGQAVVVGVGVNVNQHQLPENLPEAGSLFSVYGQACDKMRLLDLFLEEFSQLLTQMKKGNSQPVWEEIRQRSAVINHRVEVKTLLRRHLGTVIDIDDEGRIVLRSDSGRLVVLSSGQVRQLR
- a CDS encoding tetratricopeptide repeat protein, which translates into the protein MENGIGLDVLQEAIRTVDFLLSQNRGRYPGDLQPIHPLRLSAWREGRTGMESEGPFFEFPRPSVSDPLDETLELNRAYAEALLIHEQLHQVKFEPRMREELIQRALGILPASELGRFLEIHSCPAALPRNIADSNERLLEAFNLIARRFGEASALAYIMLIVAGLRARTEFENYGRKIDLLFQKVVEGPAVAQTLEMVTLNGRRAGFEPQFRLLVALRERLWQLKPSRLAPTGFLLSKVVDAYLSTRPGAGNVLGLAVLDSIMIGKLGFEVRYVFNAGVIILEVIVDNRSVYWDPTRQTPLSFEPLTAGKRLKVSDLVGLTYASIAQQYFAQTYWDRAIENFQRVLELMPDSVETYMDLALCYMRKNQPERAIRIVNEGLKICPNSPALHHLAGNAYAQANQWRNAILAYKKAVQLAPKLPEVWYNMGLAYEKMEAWGQAEAAFQMAIELKSDYCAAYLALGNLYLEQQKPDKAIGCYREALKHEPNLVAAYYNLGRAYYERKELDNAINAYQKAVKLNPKHAGAWHNLGIAYRDKGLKDKAVEALERAVSLNPNLLR
- a CDS encoding NYN domain-containing protein; protein product: MNKTGVFVDVQNIQETFERQGKEVRYDAIIRHVITTGNRERENCKFVAFVPYRRDDERRQRLIDALSFQGYRVVSKPVRERPDGTIKANMDIEITLEILSMSDWLDEIVLVTGDGDFVALVDWLSKRGKKVITIGLGRGYTSVELIRACDEYINLEEIEGAVKTQTQNREWETPPTVA
- the tsaB gene encoding tRNA (adenosine(37)-N6)-threonylcarbamoyltransferase complex dimerization subunit type 1 TsaB; amino-acid sequence: MGDTADGRVKDIFLGLDTSGFQTGLALVSGGAVLYETRSSAGTSHNESLLLLIRRALDAAGLQLDQLSGICLTIGPGMWTGLRVGLSTVKGLALPKGIAVKGVNTLQVIAASAGAGSGAVLAVMDARRNELYAALYHGTQVLISPQAGAALFWGRLVAERQPPGELVLAGEGSELIKPVLSAMGIRFVDSGVRLPEPAVIVRLGVELLKSEGPDRLSELEPVYLRRTDAEINLEGRLKGSL
- a CDS encoding FG-GAP-like repeat-containing protein encodes the protein MSRQAVMPFLVIFCLTGYAQIPLPAAPDWSSVDNDYSTGGAFADIDGNGFVDFCISNGNDMAYNYNSVYFNTGGVLETRASWRSNDSGYFGHCYAGDVNNDGLPDLAVGYLGSGTSGDFRARIYLNTGSGLSPLPWWRSADRHASFDCCLGDFDLDGDLDLAISAGDAYAPDGDSVRIYRNNGGVFDSLPCWTAEDSIPSDAIRFCDIDNDGDLDLFVGCRRKVVMYENRAGVLDTRPSWVARQGIGWVLRLEFGDYDRDGFLDLAVASNDQLGDPNSIKVFHNNNGVLDTIASFNMQRRGTQNYSSCVAWGDVNGDGYPELAAGGWWKPVRVYANNAGVLDTLPSWQWQPANPNNLVCEALVWTDVRNRQLVAVVESSSGDGYRKLFYLGHRPVQFLDSIKVNGGAVTPADYCFDQTAGWVSFADAPDSGNGNVIFYYRYPEYPDLAVTNWDRGNGNHLFLNTTQVGVAEAGSTSRLSVAIMPNPAAGPMTIRFDKILFREIPVSIYSQDGRLVRRLIIKNGVIVWDGSLDDGRPAVPGVYMIRAEGAVPVKLVWLGR
- a CDS encoding type III pantothenate kinase, which translates into the protein MILTVIIGNTNSRLAFFEGQCLVRSRVVPTSRLEQVLANLRLSSKITGAAVASVVPKKTLAVYRALSRQVRTMLFNSRTGVPIRVHYNRRLVGADRLCAAAGAFSCYHQDLIVIDFGTAITFNVVKMPGVFLGGPILPGAQLMLNGLAAGTGRLPRIDFYPRSRVLSRQTGPAMQSGVFFLLVGGIKLILSRITSEAGLQSPLVIGTGGGIRHFVRHFREIISIVDQNLASRGLAEIYYYNRRQNE
- a CDS encoding T9SS type A sorting domain-containing protein codes for the protein MTRPVLFLVMLLPALVLAQLDTFWLRKIDGGPGLEDVFSDMAVDDSGYVYITGQTANASLTTDIFVQKYRPDGTVVWTATYNGRANQDDSASALVVDSIGNVFVCGWTMDTLMDMDMITIKYSPAGQLLWAKRWFRAVNRDDAAHALVLDRLGRVIVTGFCSDASYNIDYCTVCYNAQTGDTFWVRYYNRVPENDEDIAYAICVDDSNNIYVTGTSYDDGTDYDIATIRYRPNGTQTWLRRKNNWPWVGDDYGMKIVFDPVTRSVLVAGTVWDDNQDYNYFTMKYRATSGDSLWYRTYNRYPANNEDLLTALALDPAGNVFVTGTSFDDVTDYDIATVSYTASGMPRWTQRYDADGFEDTGADIAIDSLNQIFVLGTGESRINRMDMTILKYDNAGTPLYVWSWDNPAAHREDWGYRIVVRGPKYIFAAGTTTDDTANQDLVVMKLYEVLHDFAVRTLLTPESLYISDTLYPKAIISNLAINPDSCRAYLKIQPGTYMDSSWLVLTPGAFDTVRFAPFLAETAGVITVTCWVNLAADERRFNDTLIRTAVVWQETTGLAENRPANTRLVVTITPNPVRAQAQINFNLPPEPAVTLRLFDRTGALVQQFPIQTVNGKTRFRLDLKNLPAGVYFLKADRVDVPLNAKVVIQH